Below is a genomic region from Sphingomonas phyllosphaerae.
TGGTTGTCGCTTTCCTTCTGTCCGAGCACGTTGGGGATCACGAGCACCGCCGGCCGCGCGTCGGGTTGCGCATCGTCCCACGCAAACACACCTTCGAACGGACCGCCCGGCCCGTCATGGACCATAGTGCGGCGGCGGATCGTCATCGGCGCTCTCCTGTTGTGTCGGTCGCGCCTTTCGCTAGATCGGAGCCATTCTTCGGACAAGCAGCGGGGCTCATGATGCAGATCAGGAAGGACGATCCGGCCAACCCCGCCATCGCGCCCTTGCTGGCCGCGCATCTCGCCGAGCAGCGTGGCAACACGCCGCCCGGCTTTTCCTTTGCGCTGGACGCCTCAGGACTGGCGGCCCCGGACGTCACCTTCTGGACGGCGTGGGACGATCACACCCCGATCGGCATGGGCGCGCTGCGCCAGCTGGATTCGCACAGCGGTGAGGTCAAATCGATGCGCGCCGCCCAATCGTGGCGCGGACGTGGCGTTGGTCGCGCGCTGCTGGAGGCGATCGTCGCAGCGGCGCGGGCCCGTGGCTATCGGCAGCTCTACCTGGAAACCGGGACGACCGACGCCTATGCCCCGGCGCTCGCGCTCTACCACCGCGCCGGCTTCGTCGCATGCGACGCCTTCGCCGATTACCGGCCCAGCCCGCATAACCAGTTCCTGACCCTGACCCTCTAACGGGAGAACCCGATTGCCGACGCTCGTCCTCATCCGCCACGGCCAGTCCGCCTGGAATCTCGAAAACCGCTTCACCGGCTGGTGGGACGTCGACGTCACCGAAAAGGGCGCGGCCGAGGCGCGCGCCGCGGGTGAGCTGATGGCCGCCAAGGGGCTGGACTTCGACCAGACCTTCACCTCGCTCCAGACCCGCGCGATCAAGACGCTCAACCTCGCGCTGGAGGCGATGGGGCGGCTGTGGCTGCCGGTCGAGAAGGACTGGCGGCTGAACGAGCGGCATTATGGTGGGCTCACCGGGCTCGACAAGGCCGAGACCGCGGCGAAGCACGGCGACGAGCAGGTCCACATCTGGCGCCGCAGCTTCGACGTCCCGCCGCCGCCGATCGAAGCCGGCAGCCCCTACGATCCCTCGGCCGACCGCCGCTACGCCGGGATCGACGTTCCCGCGACCGAGAGCCTCAAGGACACGATCGCGCGCGTGCTGCCCTATTGGGAAGGCCGCATCGCCCCAGCGCTCAAGGACGGGCAGCGCGTCTTGATCTCGGCGCACGGCAATTCGCTCCGCGCGCTGGTCAAGCATTTGTCGGCGATTTCGGATGACGAAATCACCGGGCTGGAGATCCCGACCGGTCAGCCGATCGTCTACGAACTCGACGACGCACTCAATGCGACCGACCGTTACTATTTGAACGAGCGCTGACCTTTCGTCACCCGGCGAAGGCCGGCGCCCAGTTGGGGGACGCTGGTGACGAAGCGGAGAGCGCCGTTACGTCCGCCTCCCCAACTGGGCCCCGGCCTCCGCCGGGGAACGGTTGAGGATCCCCCCCCTCAAACCGCCGCGCGCACCGCGTCGCAGATGCGATCGACCACCTGCTCGACCTGCGCCGGATCGTCGCCCTCGGCCATCACGCGGATCACCGGCTCGGTTCCTGACGGCCGGATCACCAGCCGCCCGCGTCCCGCCAACTCGCCCTCGGCGTCCGCGATCACCGCCTTCACCGCCGCCGTCTCCAGCGGCTTGCCCCCCGAAAACCGCACGTTCTTCAACAATTGCGGCAGCGGCTCGAACCGGTGCAGCACCTCGCTCGCCGGTGCGCCCGCGCGGCAGATCTCCGCCAGCACCTGCAACGCCGCCACCAGTCCGTCACCGGTCGTCGCATAGTCGCTGAGGATAATATGTCCCGACTGCTCGCCGCCGACATTATAGCCGCGCCGCCGCATCGCCTCGAGCACGTGCCGGTCGCCGACCGCGGTGCGGATCAGCCCGAGTCCCTGTGCCTTCAGATGCCGCTCGAGTCCGAGGTTCGACATGACCGTCGCGACCAGCCCGCCGCCCGCCAGCCGCCCCGCGCGCGCCCAGCCGGCGGCGATCGTCGCCATCAACTGGTCGCCGTCGATCACGCGCCCCTTCTCGTCGACCACGATCAGCCGGTCGGCGTCGCCGTCCAGCGCGATCCCGACCGCCGCGCCATGCGCGATCACCGCCTCGGACAGCGCCTCGGGATGCGTCGAGCCAATCTTGTCGTTGATATTTAGCCCGTTGGGATTGACCCCGATCTGCACCACGTCGGCGCCCAATTCCCACAGCGCTTCGGGCGCGACCTGATAGGCGGCACCGTTCGCGCAATCGACCACCACCTTCATCCCGTCGAGCCGCAGGTCGTTGGGAAAGGTCGATTTGGCGAAGTGGATATAGCGCCCGCGCGCGTCGTCGATCCGCTTGGCGCGGCCGATCTCGCCCGCCGGGGCGAGCGCGACTTCACCGTCGATCGCGGCCTCGATCGCCAGTTCGTCCTCATCGGACAATTTGTAACCATCCGGCCCGAACAGCTTGATTCCGTTGTCAAAAAACGGATTGTGACTCGCGGAGATCATCACGCCCATGTCGGCGCGCATCGACTTGGTCAGCATCGCCACCGCCGGGGTCGGCATCGGGCCGACCAGTGTCACGTCCATCCCGACGCTCGTAAACCCGGCCTGCAACGCGCTCTCCAGCATATAGCCCGACAGCCGGGTGTCCTTGCCGATCACGACACGATGGCGATGCTGTCCGCGCAGGAAGTGTCGCCCCGCCGCCATCCCGACCTTCATCGCCATCTCAGCGGTCATCGCGCCCGCGTTGGTCAGGCCGCGAATGCCGTCGGTGCCGAAATATTTCCTTGCCATCGTGTCTTCCGTTCGCTTGGCCCAGACGGGTCCCATAATCGCGGACGAGCAAAAGGCGAAGAGACCGCATGTCGCAAGCAACCCGTATCCTGCTGTCGCTGCTGATCGGGCTGGCGGGCGGCGTCGCGCTCGCCAGTTTCGCGCGCGATGCGGTTCCCGGCACGATCGCGATCGCGGAGCCGATCGGCGCGGCATGGCTCCACGGGCTCCAGATGACGATCGTGCCGCTGGTCGTATCGCTGCTGGTCACCGGCGTCGCCTCGACCGCGGAGGCGGCGCGCGCGGGGCGGCTCGCGGGTCGCGCGATCGCGCTCTACGTCACCTTCCTCTTCCTCTCGGCGGTGATCGCCGCGCTCGCGACGCCGCTGATCCTCGCGGTCGCCCCGCTCCCCGCCGCCTCGGCGCAGGCGTTGCGCGCGGCGCTGGTCGGGGCAGGCAAGGTGCCGACCGTTCCGCCGCTCGGCGAGTTCTTCGCCGGGATCGTCCCCACCAACATCGTTAGCGCCGCCGCCAGCGACGCTTTCCTGTCGCTCATCATCTTCACGCTGGTCTTCGCCTTCGCGATCGCGCGGATCGACGCCGAGGGGCGCACCTTGCTGGTCCGCTTCTTCACCGCGTTGCGCGACACGATGCTGGTGGTGATCGACTGGGTATTGTGGATCGCGCCGCTCGGCGTGTTCGCGCTGGCGCTGGTGGTCGGTGCACGCGCGGGATCGGGAGCGTTCGGGGCACTGGCGCACTACATCCTCGTCGTCGCCAGCGTCGGAGTGATCGTCACCCTGCTCGCCTATCCGGTCGCCTGGGCAGGCGCGCGGCTCAACCTGACCGCCTTCGCCCGCGCCGCATTGCCGTCGCAGGCAGTGGCGATCAGCACGCAATCCTCGCTCGCGTCGGTCCCCGCGATGCTGGAGGGCGCGCGCGCGCTCGGCGTGCCGGTGCGTACCGCCGGGGTGACGCTGCCGCTGGCGGTCGCGATCTTCCGCGCGACCGGCCCGGCGATGAACCTCGCGGTCGCGATCTATGTCGCGACGTGGTTCGGCGTCTCGTTATCGCCCGCGACGCTCGCGATCGGCGTGGTGGTGGCGACGCTCACCTCGCTCGGGTCGGTCAGCCTGCCCGGCACGGTCAGCTATGTCAGCGCGATCGCCCCGATCGCCGGCACGATCGGCGCCCCGATCGCGCCGCTCGGCTTGCTGGTGGCGGTCGAGACGATCCCCGACATCATCCGCACCGTCGGCAACGTCACCATGGACCTGGCGACGACTGCCTGGCTGGGGCGGCGCGAACCTAAAGAGTAGCGCGCCGCGGTCGGCTGCCGAAAGCGTAGAGCGCGCAACCGGCCCAGATCAACGCGAAGGTGACGATATGCACCCCGCGCAACGGCTCGTGAAACACCAGCACAGCCAGCAGGAACTGCAGCGTCGGCGCGAGATATTGCAGCAGTCCCAGCGTCGAGAAACGTAATCGGCGCGCGGCGGCGGCGAACATCAGCAACGGCGCGGCGGTGACCGCCCCCGCCAGAACCAGCAACAGGTCGATAGGACCGCGCCCGAACACCGGCTCGGGGCTGAGCCACAGCACCGCCAGCGCCGGGCCGACCAGCAATGCTGTTTCTACCGTGAGCCCGCCCAGCGCATCGATCGCCGCGACCTTGCGGATCAGCCCGTACAGGCCGAAGCTGAACGCAAGCGTCAGCGAAATCCATAACGCCCCGCCCCCGACGATCGCCAGCACCGCGACACCGACCGCCGCGATCGCGACCGCCACCTTCTGCACCGCGCCGATCCGCTCGCGGAGCACGATCATCCCCAGCGCGACATTGAGCAACGGGTTGATGAAATAGCCGAGGCTCGCCTCCAGCACGTGCCCGCTCTGCACCGCAAAGATATAGACCAGCCAGTTGACCGCGATCAGCGCCGCCGACGCGCACAGCAGCAACAGCGTCCGCCCGCGCGCCGCCGCCACGATCGCCCGACCCCGCCGCATCGCCACGACGATCGCCGCCAGCAGCAGCAGCGACCACACGACGCGATGCGCCAGCACCTGCAAGGCCGGAACGCCGTTGAGCAAATGCAGATAGAGCGGGAGCAGGCCCCACGATACATAGGCGCCGATGCCGAGGAGCAGGCCGGAACGATGCGAATTGTCGGTCATCGATGCCCTGTCGCGACGGAAGCGGTTCGATGCAAGCCTGTGCCGACCCATCGCGCGCGGTGCGGAAGGAAACAGTCGCCCTCCCCGCGCTTTGCCCGTACCAGCATCGCGCCACCATGCTGTCCCGTCTCGTCCTCACCGATGTCCGCAACCACGAAGCGCTGGCGATCGCGCCCGATGCCGCGCCCGGTTTCGTCGTGCTGTACGGCCCGAACGGTGCGGGCAAGACCAACGTGCTGGAGGCAGTGTCGCTGCTCGCGCCCGGTCGGGGACTGCGGCGCGCCGCGCTGTCGGAGGTCGCGCGCAGCGATGGACCGGGCGGCTTCGGCGTCGCGGCGACGCTGGGGGATGGGCAGACGCTCGCCACCGGCACGCTGGCGTCCGCGCCCGAACGGCGGGTGGTGCGCATCAACGGCGCCGCCGCCCCCGCGACTGCACTTGCCGAGCGGGTTGCGGTGCTGTGGCTCACCCCCGCGATGGACCGGCTGTTCACCGAGGCCGCGGGCGGACGACGGCGCTTCCTCGACCGGCTGACGCTCGCGATCGAGCCCGGCCATGCCCGCGACGGCGCCCGCTACGAGGCGGCGATGCGCGACCGCAACCGTCTGCTCGCCGACGCGCTTCCCGATCCCGACTGGCTCGCCGCGCTGGAGGCGCAAATGGCCCAGCATGGCGCGGCGCTCGACGCCGCGCGCCGGCGCACGGTTGCGGCGCTCGACGACGCCCTGGCCGCACAGCCCGCCGGGGAGATCGCCCGCGCACGGATCGCGCTCGACGGGTGGAGCGGTGATGCCGCCACCCTGGCCGACGCGCTGCGGGCGGGGCGGGCGCGCGACGCCGCCGCCGGCCGCACGCTCGTCGGGCCGCATCGCGCCGACCTGACCGTCACCCATGTCGAAAAGGCGCGCCCCGCCGCCACGGCCTCGACCGGCGAGCAGAAGGCGCTGTTGCTCGGCATCGTCCTCGCCCATGCCGAGTTGGTCGCACGCTTGACCGGGCACGCCCCGGTCCTGTTGCTCGACGAGGTCGCCGCGCATCTGGATCCCGTTCGCCGCGCCGCCTTGTTCGCGCGCCTCGCCCCGCTCGGGCAGGTGTGGATGACGGGTACGGAGCGCGCGCTGTTCGACGGGATCGACGCCGCGACCTGGGTTCCGCTCCACGATATCGTTACGCCCACAACATTTTCGCCCGCGCCGCGTTGAGGGACGAATTGCCGTCCGCTCCCATGGGAAGAAGCTCGCTGACCGATCCCGCCTCCCCTGCCGCCGCCCCGCGCACGCTGACCGAATGGCGGCGTGGCTGGCCGGTGGTGGCTGCCGCGATGCTGGGCGCCGGGTTCGGGCCCGGGTTGTACCAGAACCTCTCCAGCCTGTTCACGCCGGGTCTGGAGGCAACATTCGGATGGTCACGCGGCAACATCGCCACCGCTGCCGGGCTCGCTCTGGGTGGCGCGATCGCCGCGCCCCTGATCGGGCGCGCCGCCGATCGCGTCGGGGTGCGTCCGGTCATCGTCGCCTCGATGCTGCTGCTGGGCGCCGCCTATCTCTGGCTCGCGGCGATGGGAATGAACGGCGGCCGGGCGATCTGGCGCTACCAGCTCGGCGTCGTGCTGCTGGTGCTGGCGTTGCCGGGGACGAGCAGCCTCGCTTATGGCAAGCTGATCGCGGCGCGGTTCGTGCGCGGACGCGGCATGGCGCTGGCACTCGGCACCTCGGGGCTGGCACTGGCGACGATCGTCGCTGCACCCCTTCTGGGCGCCACCATCGCAAACTTCGGGTGGCGCGCGGGGTTCGTCGCGCTGGCAGGCGGCTCGGCGCTCTTCGCGCTGCCGCTGATCCTGCTCAGCCTCCGCGCTGTGCCGCTACCCGCCCCGCCTGCCGCGGACCGCACCGGCCTGCCGGGCACCAGCGCGGCGGCGGCACGGCGCGACAGCCGCTTCTGGATTCTGGTCGCCTCGGCCTGGCTCATCAACGCCGCCACCACCGGCTTCGTGACCCAGCTGGTGCCGATCGGGCTGGAATTGGGGCTGCGCCCTGCGCAGGCGGCGCTGCTGCTCACCAGCTTCGCCTCCAGCGCGATCGCCGGGCGGCTGCTGGTCGGCTGGCTGGTCGATCGACTCCGCCCACAGCCGGTCGCGGCGGCGTTCGCGATCGTGTCGGCGGCCGGCTTCGTCGCGCTCGCCTTCGCCCCATCGGGGCTGGCGCTGCTGCTGGTGCTGGTTTTTCTCGCCGGGCTGATGAACGGCGCGGAGAACGAC
It encodes:
- a CDS encoding GNAT family N-acetyltransferase; the protein is MQIRKDDPANPAIAPLLAAHLAEQRGNTPPGFSFALDASGLAAPDVTFWTAWDDHTPIGMGALRQLDSHSGEVKSMRAAQSWRGRGVGRALLEAIVAAARARGYRQLYLETGTTDAYAPALALYHRAGFVACDAFADYRPSPHNQFLTLTL
- a CDS encoding cation:dicarboxylase symporter family transporter, encoding MSQATRILLSLLIGLAGGVALASFARDAVPGTIAIAEPIGAAWLHGLQMTIVPLVVSLLVTGVASTAEAARAGRLAGRAIALYVTFLFLSAVIAALATPLILAVAPLPAASAQALRAALVGAGKVPTVPPLGEFFAGIVPTNIVSAAASDAFLSLIIFTLVFAFAIARIDAEGRTLLVRFFTALRDTMLVVIDWVLWIAPLGVFALALVVGARAGSGAFGALAHYILVVASVGVIVTLLAYPVAWAGARLNLTAFARAALPSQAVAISTQSSLASVPAMLEGARALGVPVRTAGVTLPLAVAIFRATGPAMNLAVAIYVATWFGVSLSPATLAIGVVVATLTSLGSVSLPGTVSYVSAIAPIAGTIGAPIAPLGLLVAVETIPDIIRTVGNVTMDLATTAWLGRREPKE
- the glmM gene encoding phosphoglucosamine mutase, coding for MARKYFGTDGIRGLTNAGAMTAEMAMKVGMAAGRHFLRGQHRHRVVIGKDTRLSGYMLESALQAGFTSVGMDVTLVGPMPTPAVAMLTKSMRADMGVMISASHNPFFDNGIKLFGPDGYKLSDEDELAIEAAIDGEVALAPAGEIGRAKRIDDARGRYIHFAKSTFPNDLRLDGMKVVVDCANGAAYQVAPEALWELGADVVQIGVNPNGLNINDKIGSTHPEALSEAVIAHGAAVGIALDGDADRLIVVDEKGRVIDGDQLMATIAAGWARAGRLAGGGLVATVMSNLGLERHLKAQGLGLIRTAVGDRHVLEAMRRRGYNVGGEQSGHIILSDYATTGDGLVAALQVLAEICRAGAPASEVLHRFEPLPQLLKNVRFSGGKPLETAAVKAVIADAEGELAGRGRLVIRPSGTEPVIRVMAEGDDPAQVEQVVDRICDAVRAAV
- the recF gene encoding DNA replication/repair protein RecF — protein: MLSRLVLTDVRNHEALAIAPDAAPGFVVLYGPNGAGKTNVLEAVSLLAPGRGLRRAALSEVARSDGPGGFGVAATLGDGQTLATGTLASAPERRVVRINGAAAPATALAERVAVLWLTPAMDRLFTEAAGGRRRFLDRLTLAIEPGHARDGARYEAAMRDRNRLLADALPDPDWLAALEAQMAQHGAALDAARRRTVAALDDALAAQPAGEIARARIALDGWSGDAATLADALRAGRARDAAAGRTLVGPHRADLTVTHVEKARPAATASTGEQKALLLGIVLAHAELVARLTGHAPVLLLDEVAAHLDPVRRAALFARLAPLGQVWMTGTERALFDGIDAATWVPLHDIVTPTTFSPAPR
- the rarD gene encoding EamA family transporter RarD, producing MTDNSHRSGLLLGIGAYVSWGLLPLYLHLLNGVPALQVLAHRVVWSLLLLAAIVVAMRRGRAIVAAARGRTLLLLCASAALIAVNWLVYIFAVQSGHVLEASLGYFINPLLNVALGMIVLRERIGAVQKVAVAIAAVGVAVLAIVGGGALWISLTLAFSFGLYGLIRKVAAIDALGGLTVETALLVGPALAVLWLSPEPVFGRGPIDLLLVLAGAVTAAPLLMFAAAARRLRFSTLGLLQYLAPTLQFLLAVLVFHEPLRGVHIVTFALIWAGCALYAFGSRPRRATL
- the gpmA gene encoding 2,3-diphosphoglycerate-dependent phosphoglycerate mutase, yielding MPTLVLIRHGQSAWNLENRFTGWWDVDVTEKGAAEARAAGELMAAKGLDFDQTFTSLQTRAIKTLNLALEAMGRLWLPVEKDWRLNERHYGGLTGLDKAETAAKHGDEQVHIWRRSFDVPPPPIEAGSPYDPSADRRYAGIDVPATESLKDTIARVLPYWEGRIAPALKDGQRVLISAHGNSLRALVKHLSAISDDEITGLEIPTGQPIVYELDDALNATDRYYLNER
- a CDS encoding MFS transporter — translated: MPSAPMGRSSLTDPASPAAAPRTLTEWRRGWPVVAAAMLGAGFGPGLYQNLSSLFTPGLEATFGWSRGNIATAAGLALGGAIAAPLIGRAADRVGVRPVIVASMLLLGAAYLWLAAMGMNGGRAIWRYQLGVVLLVLALPGTSSLAYGKLIAARFVRGRGMALALGTSGLALATIVAAPLLGATIANFGWRAGFVALAGGSALFALPLILLSLRAVPLPAPPAADRTGLPGTSAAAARRDSRFWILVASAWLINAATTGFVTQLVPIGLELGLRPAQAALLLTSFASSAIAGRLLVGWLVDRLRPQPVAAAFAIVSAAGFVALAFAPSGLALLLVLVFLAGLMNGAENDLLPFFAARLFGLRAFAEIYGTAMPIALSGTAVGIIGFGRLHDLTGGYITALTLGCGALLLAALCFLILPDRTGDDGDRAAS